The following is a genomic window from Clostridium sp..
GAAGAGAAGGGCTTCCTGATGATACCATAGTGTTCAACTTCAAAGGATCTGCCGGTCAGAGCTTTGGAGCATTTGGAATGAAAGGGCTTACTTTAAAGCTTGTAGGAGATGCCAATGACTATGTAGGAAAAGGGCTGTCCGGAGCTAAACTCATAATAGAAACTCCTGAAAATGCTGGATATAAAGCTGGCAACAGTTTTGTTGCCGGAAATACTATATTATACGGAGCTACTAGCGGCAAGCTTTTTGTAAATGGAATGGCTGGTGAAAGGTTCGGAGTAAGAAATAGCGGGGCTTGTGCAGTAGTAGAAGGAGTAGGTGATCACTGCTGTGAATACATGACTGGCGGGACTATTGTAGTTATCGGAAAGACAGGAAGAAATTTTGGAGCAGGTATGAGCGGCGGAATAGCTTATGTATTGGATGAAGATAATGATTTTGACAAGAATTGCAATATGGATATGGTTGAAATAAATGAACTTGACAGCGATGACGAAAAGATGGTATATGACCTTGTAAGTGAACATCGCGAAAGTGCCAATAGTTTCAAGGCAAAATACATTCTCGATAATTGGGATAAATGCAGATCCAAATTTAAGAAAGTTATCCCTACTGCATATAAGCTTATACTTCAAAAAAACAAGCAGGCAGTAAAAGTATCTTAGTGAAGGGGGATATATAATGGGAAAATTAACTGGATTTAAAGAATTTAACCGTAAGGATTTTGCTACAAGGCCTGTGGAAAACAGGATTAAGGATTACAAAGAGGTTCATAATGCACTGCCTATAAAAGATATGGAAGACCAGGCAGCAAGATGTATGAATTGTGGTACACCATTTTGCAACTGGGGATGCCCACTTGGAAATTTAATTCCAGACTGGAATGATTTTGCCTATAATACTGACTGGAAAAAGGCTTATGACAGACTTTCGATGACCAATAATTTCCCTGAATTTACGGGAAGAATATGTCCTGCATTGTGTGAGGCATCCTGTACTTTGGGAGTAAATTATGATCCTGTATCTATAAGAGAGCTTGAATACATGATTATAGAAAAAGCTTTTAAAGAAGGATGGGTTAAACCTGTTCCTCCCAGAAATAGAACTGGAAGAAAAGTGGCTGTTGTTGGGTCAGGTCCATCAGGTCTTTCTGCAGCTGTGCAATTGAATTCCGTCGGACATGAAGTAGTTGTTTTTGAAAGACATGATGAAATTGGAGGGCTTCTGAGATACGGTATACCGGATTTCAAACTTGAAAAAAGTGTAGTTAGAAGAAGGATAGGCATCATGGAAGAAGAGGGTGTGGAATTTAGGACGAATGTTAATGTAGGTGCAGATATAACTGCTGAAGAACTTCTCAAGGAATTCGATGCAGTAGTACTTGCAGGAGGCTCGACTATTCCAAGAAATCTAGAAGTCCCAGGAAGAGAACTTGATGGAATACATTTTGCAGTTGATTATTTGACACTCCAGAATAAAAAGGTATCAAACAAAAATTCAGATCATGATATTACAGCCAGGGGAAAATCGGTGCTTGTAATTGGAGGAGGGGATACAGGTTCCGACTGTATAGGTACGGCAATACGTCAGGGAGCAAAAAAGGTGTATCAGATAGAGATAATGCCAAAACCTCCTGTATCAAGAGATGATAGTATGCCGTGGCCAATCTATCCTAAAATTTTAAAGACAACTACCTCGCATGAAGAGGGATGTGAGCGTATGTGGAATATATCGACAAAATGGTTTATAGGAAAGGATGGCAATGTAAACAAAGTTCATTGTGCAAAAGTCAAATGGCATAAAAACAACAATGGAAACATGTCCTTTGATGAGATCAGTGGAAGTGAGTTTGATATAGAGGCTGATTTGGTGCTTATAGCCATGGGATTTCTACATCCCGATCATGAAGGATTATTGAACGCTCTGTCATTGAACTTTGATGTCAGAGGCAATATAGATACATCCAAAACACATATGACAAATGTCAAGGGAGTATTTTCGGCTGGAGATATGAGAACGGGTCAGTCTTTGGTTGTAAAGGCCATTGAAGATGGAAGGATTACTGCAAGATACGTAGATGAATATTTGATGGGTGATACTTTTCTTTAATGTTGATATTGTAATTTAAATAGGATAGTGCGGTGAATTATTTTAATTCACCGCACTATCCTATAACTTTTTCTATATATCAAGTAAATTTTTCTTGTAATCGGAATACAGTGCTCTAAGTTCAGCTATATTATTTTCTATTTCAATCTGCAGCTTTGACACTTCTGCATAATCTTCTTTTTCAGTAGCTTCCTTTATTTTTGTAAACAGGCTCTTCTTTGTATAGGAATCCTTGATGAGATCATGTCTTAAAGCATCTATTTTCATCCATGTTGCCACATCGATGTCAAGTGCCTTTCCACTGCAGTGAAGCAGCTTGAAGCCTCTTATTTCCTCAGTGTACTGGTTTATGATTCTGTGGTTCAGTTCAACTATCCACTTCTCCAGGAATGCTTCCTTGAAGCTTTCTATATATTTATCCTTCAATATACCGCTGCCTGTAAGTACTGCAGTCTTCTCAGGATATTTTTCAAATGCAGACAGGTTGTCATATACT
Proteins encoded in this region:
- a CDS encoding glutamate synthase subunit beta: MGKLTGFKEFNRKDFATRPVENRIKDYKEVHNALPIKDMEDQAARCMNCGTPFCNWGCPLGNLIPDWNDFAYNTDWKKAYDRLSMTNNFPEFTGRICPALCEASCTLGVNYDPVSIRELEYMIIEKAFKEGWVKPVPPRNRTGRKVAVVGSGPSGLSAAVQLNSVGHEVVVFERHDEIGGLLRYGIPDFKLEKSVVRRRIGIMEEEGVEFRTNVNVGADITAEELLKEFDAVVLAGGSTIPRNLEVPGRELDGIHFAVDYLTLQNKKVSNKNSDHDITARGKSVLVIGGGDTGSDCIGTAIRQGAKKVYQIEIMPKPPVSRDDSMPWPIYPKILKTTTSHEEGCERMWNISTKWFIGKDGNVNKVHCAKVKWHKNNNGNMSFDEISGSEFDIEADLVLIAMGFLHPDHEGLLNALSLNFDVRGNIDTSKTHMTNVKGVFSAGDMRTGQSLVVKAIEDGRITARYVDEYLMGDTFL